Proteins encoded within one genomic window of Candidatus Methylomirabilota bacterium:
- a CDS encoding IS256 family transposase codes for MGEHTSTQPVAGEQGRSTLGELIHVAVRRAIEAAVEAELAATLGAGRYERRDSRHGYRNGTKTRTLSGPTGAMALSLPRATVETSAGRQEWRSMLVPRYQRRLAEVNTAVLATYLAGGNTRRIRGALAPLLHGAPLSRSAVSRIVATLKSSLEAWQRRPLDDLEVVYAYLDALALRVRSGGQVVRVPVLAVVGVLADGQKVLVELDLCGGESYEAWKGCLDGLVGRGLKAPLLCIIDGHAGLRRAIGEVWARAAVRRCCVHKLRNLERKAPKHVLDELRADFHRIVYATSAETARMAWTAFERAWGKRCPGVVKSLQEGGTELLTFFSFPKAQWKTLRTTNSIERLNEEFRRRVKTQGALPTEDSALMLLFGLVATGQIRLRKLDGYTQLAAVIRQRMRPAA; via the coding sequence ATGGGAGAGCATACCAGCACGCAGCCAGTCGCGGGTGAGCAGGGCCGCAGCACCCTGGGGGAGTTGATCCACGTCGCGGTGCGCCGCGCGATCGAGGCCGCGGTGGAGGCGGAGTTGGCGGCCACGCTCGGCGCGGGCCGCTACGAGCGCCGCGACAGCCGGCACGGCTACCGCAATGGGACGAAGACGCGGACGCTGAGCGGGCCAACCGGGGCGATGGCGCTCTCGCTGCCGCGGGCCACCGTGGAGACGAGCGCTGGCCGACAGGAGTGGCGGTCGATGTTGGTGCCCCGCTACCAGCGACGACTCGCGGAGGTCAACACGGCCGTGTTGGCCACGTATCTGGCCGGAGGCAACACCCGGCGGATCCGGGGTGCCCTGGCGCCGCTGCTCCACGGGGCGCCGTTGTCGCGCAGCGCCGTCTCGCGGATCGTGGCCACGCTCAAGAGCAGCCTGGAGGCGTGGCAGAGACGGCCCTTGGACGACCTCGAGGTCGTCTACGCCTACCTCGACGCCCTCGCGCTGCGGGTGCGCAGCGGGGGCCAGGTGGTGCGCGTCCCGGTCTTGGCTGTCGTGGGCGTGCTCGCCGACGGCCAGAAGGTGCTGGTGGAGTTGGACCTGTGTGGGGGCGAGTCGTATGAGGCGTGGAAGGGGTGCCTCGACGGCCTCGTCGGGCGGGGGCTGAAAGCCCCGCTGCTCTGCATCATCGACGGCCACGCCGGCTTGCGGCGCGCCATCGGCGAGGTCTGGGCGCGGGCGGCGGTGCGGCGCTGCTGCGTCCACAAGCTGCGGAACCTGGAGCGCAAGGCTCCCAAGCATGTCTTGGACGAGCTCCGCGCGGACTTCCACCGGATCGTCTACGCGACGAGCGCCGAGACCGCCCGGATGGCATGGACCGCCTTCGAGCGAGCATGGGGGAAGCGGTGTCCCGGCGTGGTCAAGAGCCTCCAGGAAGGGGGCACAGAGCTGCTGACGTTCTTCAGCTTTCCGAAGGCCCAGTGGAAAACGCTCCGCACCACCAACAGCATCGAACGGTTGAACGAGGAGTTCCGCCGGCGCGTGAAGACGCAGGGCGCGCTGCCCACCGAGGACAGTGCGCTCATGCTCCTCTTCGGCCTCGTCGCCACCGGACAGATCAGGTTGCGCAAGCTCGACGGCTACACGCAACTCGCGGCGGTGATCCGGCAGCGGATGCGGCCCGCCGCGTGA
- a CDS encoding DoxX family protein — MDMLFGTFASQSLLIVRVVLGIIFFAHGAQKVFGWFGGPGLRGVITYFRQSLGVPAPLTVLAALTEYCGGLAMIVGVLVRPAAVGLIIVMLVAIATVHWRHGFFLNWSLEPGKGHGFEMNLALIGMALAVLVGGAGAVSVDRLIHPW; from the coding sequence ATGGACATGCTCTTCGGGACCTTCGCCTCGCAGTCCCTTCTCATCGTGCGAGTAGTTCTGGGAATCATCTTCTTCGCTCACGGCGCGCAGAAGGTGTTCGGCTGGTTCGGCGGGCCGGGGCTGCGCGGAGTCATCACCTATTTCAGGCAATCCCTCGGTGTCCCGGCGCCGCTCACGGTGCTCGCCGCCTTGACCGAGTACTGCGGCGGGCTGGCCATGATCGTGGGTGTGCTTGTCCGGCCCGCCGCCGTGGGGCTCATCATCGTCATGCTGGTGGCGATCGCCACTGTGCACTGGCGCCACGGCTTCTTCCTCAACTGGTCGCTCGAGCCCGGCAAGGGGCACGGCTTCGAGATGAACTTGGCGCTGATCGGGATGGCGCTGGCCGTCCTTGTGGGAGGGGCGGGCGCGGTGTCGGTCGACCGGTTGATCCACCCCTGGTAG
- a CDS encoding VOC family protein: MPEIRSISAVTLATSDMARAVRFYEALGFSMAYGGETGAFTSFHVGKGYLNLARAEDRTPSSDRVRVIFYVDDVDAMYAHVLAQGFTPEAPPRNASWGERYFHLTDPDGHSLSFAQPLRGADR, from the coding sequence ATGCCAGAGATCCGCTCGATCAGCGCTGTCACGCTTGCCACGAGCGACATGGCGCGAGCTGTCCGGTTCTATGAGGCACTTGGATTTTCGATGGCCTACGGGGGCGAAACGGGCGCCTTCACATCGTTCCATGTCGGCAAGGGATACCTCAACCTCGCGAGGGCCGAGGATCGGACGCCTTCGTCGGATCGGGTGCGCGTCATTTTTTACGTCGACGACGTTGACGCTATGTACGCGCACGTCCTGGCTCAGGGGTTCACGCCGGAGGCGCCCCCTCGGAACGCGTCGTGGGGCGAACGCTACTTTCATCTGACCGACCCCGACGGCCACTCCCTCTCGTTCGCTCAGCCCTTACGGGGTGCCGACCGCTGA
- a CDS encoding methyltransferase yields DTTSEIGRAEAPAAAALLRGLLPPELLTLFDASFVRLHLLYDEFIHRLVLRVVSETGLEQTMREPGTPAEIATRAGFAGSQALVPLDWMLRLLAARGLLEELSAGAAFRYRSLGPFPTLDPAPVSEEQKRLDPSWMPAYTLAETVARDYPAFLRGKVTGEEVLFSPRRLRLWIDYFSNDNGLYVVNNRVGALAVEQWLPRSGGVVLEVGGGLGSGALALLERLEAADRLGAIAEYRFTELVPAFLRRGEQALRTRHPGLSRVTFASLDMNRPFGEQGVAPGSVSVVYAVNTLHVAHDLDFTLGEVLGALEPGGCLILSECVRSQARQPIESEFVFNLTETFRSPRLHPLYRPSGGFLTPGQWKGAMEAAGFADIRFLPDIVRVQEQAPRFIAAAVGATRPL; encoded by the coding sequence GGACACGACCAGCGAGATCGGGCGAGCGGAAGCTCCCGCGGCAGCGGCATTGCTGCGAGGACTGCTCCCCCCCGAGCTCCTGACCCTCTTCGACGCCTCGTTCGTCCGCCTGCATCTTCTCTACGACGAGTTCATCCATCGGCTCGTGCTGCGGGTGGTCAGCGAGACGGGGCTCGAGCAAACGATGCGGGAGCCGGGCACCCCGGCGGAGATCGCGACGCGCGCCGGGTTCGCTGGCTCACAGGCGCTCGTGCCGCTCGACTGGATGCTTCGGCTTCTGGCCGCCCGGGGGCTGCTCGAGGAGCTGTCGGCCGGCGCCGCGTTCCGGTACCGTTCGCTCGGCCCATTCCCGACGCTCGACCCCGCCCCTGTGAGCGAGGAGCAGAAACGACTCGATCCCTCGTGGATGCCCGCTTACACCCTTGCGGAGACCGTCGCGCGGGACTACCCGGCGTTCTTGCGCGGCAAGGTCACCGGCGAAGAGGTGCTCTTCTCCCCCCGGCGGCTCAGGCTCTGGATCGACTACTTCTCCAACGACAATGGTCTCTATGTCGTCAACAACCGCGTGGGAGCGCTCGCGGTCGAGCAGTGGCTGCCCCGGTCCGGCGGAGTGGTGCTCGAGGTGGGCGGGGGGCTCGGCAGTGGCGCCTTGGCGCTGCTGGAGCGGCTGGAGGCGGCCGACCGGCTCGGCGCGATCGCGGAATACCGCTTCACGGAGCTGGTGCCCGCGTTCCTGCGCCGTGGAGAACAGGCGCTGCGGACGCGGCACCCGGGGCTGTCTCGCGTGACGTTCGCGTCCCTCGACATGAACCGCCCGTTCGGGGAGCAGGGGGTGGCGCCCGGGAGCGTGTCGGTCGTCTATGCCGTCAACACGCTTCACGTGGCCCACGACCTGGATTTCACGCTTGGCGAGGTGCTGGGCGCTCTCGAGCCGGGCGGCTGCCTTATCCTGTCCGAGTGCGTGCGCTCTCAGGCGCGGCAGCCGATCGAGTCGGAGTTCGTCTTCAACCTGACAGAGACGTTCCGATCCCCGCGGCTCCATCCGCTCTATCGTCCAAGCGGCGGATTCCTCACGCCCGGGCAGTGGAAAGGGGCCATGGAAGCCGCCGGATTCGCGGACATCCGCTTTCTGCCGGATATCGTGCGGGTCCAGGAACAAGCGCCAAGATTCATCGCTGCCGCCGTCGGGGCAACCCGTCCCCTTTGA